From a region of the Corvus cornix cornix isolate S_Up_H32 chromosome 2, ASM73873v5, whole genome shotgun sequence genome:
- the TSHZ1 gene encoding teashirt homolog 1: MPRRKQQAPRRSAAYVPEEELKAAEIDEDSVEDDGLSLDIQENEYLCNEEAEIKEAQSYQNSPVSTATNQDAGYGSPFSENSDQLAHFKSTSSKEEKEDPQCTDNVSYPQDSLAQIKAVYANLLSETCWSSLALDLKKSNPTTSNNGISQNENTTSTDTNTNSQSTCATSTNTSTSTTTSSTSNSNSNSGGSGYDWHQAALAKTLQQTSSYGLLPEPSLFSTVQLYRQNNKLYGSVFTGASKFRCKDCSAAYDTLVELTVHMNETGHYRDDNRDKEADKTKRWSKPRKRSLMEMEGKEDAQKVLKCMYCGHSFESLQDLSVHMIKTKHYQKVPLKEPVPAITKLVPSTKKRALQDLASPCSPEPIGITAEASLGESAKDQKTANPYVTPNNRYGYQNGASYTWQFEARKAQILKCMECGSSHDTLQQLTAHMMVTGHFLKVTNSASKKGKQLVLDPVVEEKIQSIPLPPTTHTRLPASNIKKQPDSPAGSTNSEEKKDLEKEKLVVTETEKKIKEESEDSTEKFEPTTLYQYLREEDLDDSPKGGIDILKSLENTVTTAISKAQNGAPSWGGYPSIHAAYQLPGTVKPLQPAVQSVQMQPSYASSVKSLSSEHNALIHSPGNLTPPPHKSNVSAMEELVEKVTGKINVKKEEKPLEKEKSSPIKPMSPAAKENKDFPKAEEINNKQQPKKSSESEVQKVKKDSPAEAHTPNGTEPLKTKVANGCNNLGIITDHSPEPSFINPLSALQSIMNTHLGKISKPVSPSLDPLAMLYKISNSMLDKPIYPTTPVKQADAIDRYYYENSDQPIDLTKSKNKPLVSSVADSASSPLRESALLDISDMVKNLTGRLTPKSSTPSTVSEKSDADGSSFEEALDELSPVHKRKGRQSNWNPQHLLILQAQFASSLRETPEGKYIMSDLGPQERVHISKFTGLSMTTISHWLANVKYQLRRTGGTKFLKNLDTGHPVFFCNDCASQFRTASTYISHLETHLGFSLKDLSKLPLNQIQEQQNVSKVLANKTLGSLGIAEEDLGSTFQCKLCNRTFASKHAVKLHLSKTHGKSPEDHLIYVTELEKQ, translated from the coding sequence CATATGTTCCTGAGGAAGAattgaaagcagcagaaatagaTGAAGACAGCGTGGAAGATGATGGGCTGTCTCTGGACATCCAGGAGAACGAGTATTTGTGCAATGAAGAAGCAGAGATCAAAGAGGCTCAAAGCTACCAGAACTCCCCAGTCAGCACTGCAACTAATCAGGATGCAGGCTATGGTTCGCCGTTTAGTGAAAACAGCGATCAGCTGGCCCATTTCAAAAGCACTTCCtctaaagaagagaaagaggatcCTCAGTGCACAGACAATGTTTCCTATCCACAGGACAGCTTGGCACAAATAAAAGCTGTGTATGCAAATTTGCTTTCAGAGACTTGCTGGTCCAGTTTAGCTTTGGACTTAAAGAAATCTAACCCAACCACCAGCAACAACGGAATCAGCCAGAATGAAAACACCACCAGTACTGACACCAATACCAATTCCCAGAGTACTTGTGCTACCAGTACCAACACTAGTACCAGTACAACCACCAGTAGTACTAGTAACAGTAATAGTAACAGTGGTGGGTCAGGTTACGACTGGCACCAAGCTGCGCTAGCTAAAACTCTGCAGCAGACCTCATCGTATGGACTTCTCCCAGAGCCGAGTCTCTTCAGCACAGTACAGCTTTACCGGCAAAACAATAAACTCTATGGGTCTGTGTTCACTGGTGCCAGCAAGTTCCGATGCAAAGACTGCAGCGCAGCCTATGACACGCTGGTGGAGCTAACAGTGCACATGAATGAAACTGGACATTACCGTGATGACAACAGAGATAAAGAAGCTGATAAGACCAAGCGGTGGTCAAAGCCTAGGAAACGATCGCTTATGGAAATGGAAGGCAAAGAGGATGCCCAGAAAGTGCTGAAGTGCATGTACTGTGGGCATTCGTTTGAGTCTTTGCAAGACCTCAGCGTCCATATGATAAAAACAAAGCATTACCAGAAAGTGCCTCTGAAGGAGCCAGTACCAGCCATCACCAAATTGGTCCCTTCTACCAAAAAGCGAGCACTTCAGGACTTGGCTTCGCCTTGTTCACCTGAGCCAATAGGGATCACGGCAGAAGCTTCACTGGGTGAGTCTGCAAAGGATCAGAAAACTGCCAACCCCTACGTGACTCCGAACAACCGCTATGGCTATCAAAATGGTGCTAGCTACACTTGGCAGTTTGAGGCACGCAAAGCCCAAATACTGAAATGCATGGAATGTGGCAGTTCCCATGATACTTTGCAGCAGCTCACTGCTCACATGATGGTCACCGGTCATTTCTTGAAGGTGACCAATTCTGCTTCCAAAAAAGGCAAACAGCTGGTGTTGGACCCAGTGGTGGAGGAGAAAATACAGTCTATACCTCTTCCACCCACCACTCACACAAGGCTACCAGCCTCCAACATTAAAAAGCAGCCCGATTCCCCAGCAGGCTCCACAAACTCggaggaaaagaaagacctagagaaagaaaagctggtgGTCACcgaaacagagaaaaagattaAAGAAGAGAGTGAGGACTCTACAGAGAAATTTGAGCCAACAACTTTGTATCAATACCTCAGAGAGGAGGACCTAGATGATAGTCCTAAAGGCGGAATAGACATATTGAAATCCCTGGAGAACACAGTGACAACAGCCATCAGCAAAGCCCAGAATGGAGCCCCTTCCTGGGGAGGATATCCCAGTATTCATGCAGCTTACCAGCTCCCAGGAACAGTCAAACCCCTTCAGCCTGCGGTGCAGAGCGTTCAAATGCAGCCGTCCTATGCTAGCAGTGTGAAATCACTGTCGTCAGAACACAACGCACTCATCCATTCCCCAGGCAATCTCACACCCCCACCTCACAAGAGCAATGTATCTGCTATGGAGGAACTAGTGGAGAAAGTTACAGGTAAAATCAAcgtgaagaaggaagagaagcctttggagaaggagaagagttCTCCCATTAAACCCATGTCACCTGCTGCTAAAGAAAACAAGGATTtcccaaaagcagaagaaataaataacaaacAGCAGCCAAAGAAGAGCTCTGAGTCAGAAGTTCAGAAGGTCAAAAAGGATAGTCCAGCAGAAGCACATACGCCAAATGGTACAGAGCCACTTAAAACAAAGGTTGCAAATGGCTGTAACAATTTAGGAATTATCACAGATCATTCACCTGAGCCATCCTTCATTAATCCATTGAGTGCTTTACAGTCCATTATGAATACCCACTTAGGCAAAATTTCTAAGCCGGTAAGCCCCTCTCTGGACCCTTTGGCCATGCTGTACAAAATTAGTAACAGCATGTTGGACAAACCCATTTACCCAACCACTCCAGTCAAGCAGGCTGATGCTATTGACCGGTATTACTATGAGAACAGTGATCAACCTATTGATTTAACTAAGTCCAAAAACAAGCCTCTTGTTTCCAGCGTGGCTGACTCTGCTTCATCCCCGCTGAGGGAGAGTGCCCTGCTGGATATTTCCGATATGGTGAAGAACCTCACGGGCCGTTTGACACCCAAGTCTTCAACTCCCTCTACCGTGTCAGAGAAGTCTGATGCTGACGGGAGCAGTTTTGAGGAAGCTCTGGATGAACTGTCACCAGTACACAAGAGGAAGGGCAGGCAGTCCAACTGGAACCCTCAGCATCTTCTGATCCTTCAAGCCCAGTTTGCTTCCAGCTTGAGGGAGACCCCAGAAGGCAAATACATTATGTCGGACTTAGGTCCACAAGAGCGGGTACACATCTCTAAGTTTACTGGTCTTTCCATGACCACAATTAGCCACTGGCTGGCCAATGTGAAGTATCAGCTAAGGAGGACAGGTGGAactaaatttttaaagaacttgGACACAGGAcatcctgttttcttttgcaatgaTTGTGCCTCTCAGTTCAGGACTGCTTCTACATACATAAGTCACTTAGAGACACACCTAGGGTTTAGTTTGAAGGATCTGTCAAAGTTGCCACTTAATCAGATTCAAGAACAGCAGAATGTTTCAAAAGTCCTCGCAAACAAGACTTTGGGCTCACTTGGAATTGCTGAGGAGGACTTAGGCTCCACATTCCAATGTAAGCTCTGTAACCGAACTTTTGCAAGCAAGCATGCAGTCAAACTGCACCTTAGTAAAACACACGGCAAGTCCCCAGAGGACCATCTGATCTATGTAACTGAGTTAGAAAAACAGTAG